Within Lactobacillus amylovorus DSM 20531, the genomic segment CGTAAGAATGCTGTAGGTACTGGTGACCGTTCAGAAAGAATTAGAACTTACAACTACCCACAAAACAGAGTTACTGACCACCGTATTGGTTTGACTATTAACAAGCTTGACCGTGTAATGAACGGCGAACTTGACGAAATTATCGATGCATTGATTCTTTACAACCAAACTAAGCAATTGGAGGAGTTGGCTGATAAAAATGCCTAAGTTGACTTTAAAGCAAATCAGAATTAAGGTAGGAGAGGCTGCCGAAGATGTTCGACCAGAGGATATTGATTTTGTTTTGGCTGAACGTCTTAATTTGACTCCTAGCGAGTTTGAATTAAAGCAAGATATGGTTTTGTCAGAAGATCAAGTCAAGCAGGCCAATAAAGACATTAAGAAGCTGGCTAGAGGCGTTTCACCACAATACATTTTGGGTTATGCTTGGTTTTTAGGCTACAAAATCATGGTGCAGCGTGGTGTATTAATTCCACGTTTTGAAACTGAAGAGTTGGTTGAATGGGCATTAAAGTCACTTAAAAGTGGTGATAAGGTGCTTGATTTAGGTACCGGCTCTGGTTGCATTACCGTTGCCCTTGCTAAAGAAGCAGAAAAGAAGGGAATCAATAATCTGACCCTTTATGCTAGTGACATTACCGATAGTGCTTTAAGAACAAGTGAAGAAAACTTTTTAAACTATGATCTTGACGTCACTACCCGTAAAGCCAATGTATTAATTGGTCTTGAAAAGTTCGACAAAATTATTTCTAATCCACCATATATCAAGACAAATGAGAAGCAAGACATGGATAAGAATGTCTTGCAAAATGAGCCTAGAGAAGCTCTGTTTGCTGGTAAAGATGGATTGGACTTTTACAAGAAGTTCGCTAAACAAGTTCGTGACCACTTGAATGGTCACGGTGAATTTTTCTTAGAATTCGGCTTTAGTGAAGAAGAACAATTGAAAGAATTATTTGCTAAAGAATTGCCTGATTTTGAGATTGAATTTAGAAAAGATATGGCCGGAAGGCCACGCATGGTTCATGGAAGGTGGTAAAAATAGAGATGGAAACAAAGATTTTAAAAAAGGATCAACTTGATGAAGCCGTTAAGCTATTAGCCAAGGGTGAATTAGTTGCTTTCCCTACAGAAACTGTTTATGGCCTAGGTGCGATTGCAACCAATGAAAAGTCAGTTAAAGGCGTTTATGCAGCTAAGGGTCGTCCTAGCGATAATCCTTTGATTGTAACGGTTTCTGATGAAAAGATGATGGAACGCTACGCTAAAGAGGTTCCAGAACGGGCTAAAAAGCTAATTAAGCACTTCTGGCCAGGTCCTTTGACTCTTCTTTTGTTTGTAAAACCAGGTACGCTTCCTGATGCTGTAACCGGCGGTCTTAAGACCGTTGCTTTTCGTTGCCCAGACGATCAATTGACTCACGATTTGATTGCTAAATTGGGTTACCCAATTGTAGGACCTTCTGCTAACACTTCAACTAAGCCAAGTCCTACTACGGCTGAACACGTATATCATGATTTAAAGGGTAAAATTGCCGGCATTATCGATGGCGGTCCTACTCGTGTTGGACTTGAATCAACAATTATCGATTTGTCTGTTAAAACACCAATCGTGCTTCGTCCTGGTGAAATTACGCCAGAAGAATTGAGCGAAGTTTTAGGTGAAAAAGTATTAATCAACACAGGCAAGGTTTCAGATAAAGACGTGCCAAAAGCACCAGGCATGAAGTATCGTCACTATGCTCCAAGTGAACCTGTAATCGTAGTTGATAATCCAGCTGATTTTGCCAAAATTGATTTTAACGAAAAAACTGGTGTAGCTGCTTTAGGCTCAGTTTTAGCTAAAATCGATTTAAGCGATGACAATAAATTTGATTTAGGTAAAAACTTAGTTGACGCTGATCATAATTTATTTGGTGCATTGCGCTATTTCGATGACAAAGATAACATTGAAACCATTTATGTACAAGGCTTCAATGAAGGTGAAGAAAGTTTAGCTTACATGAACCGTCTTAACAAAGCAGCGGGCGGTCATCATTTGAATAAATAAAAAAATAAAACGCAAAGGGCTTTAAACCCTTTGCGTTTTTGATTAAAATGTTTAGTGAATTATGTTATTTGTTAATAGGAGGCATATATGGGAAAGTTCGTAGTTTTGGATCACCCATTGATTCAACACAAATTGACAATTATTCGTCGCAAGGATACGGGTTCAAACGAATTCCGTAGAATTGTTGGTGAAATTGGTGGTCTGATGACCTATGAAATCACTAGAGACTTGCCACTTGAAGATGTCGAAATTGAGACACCAATGGGTAAGACAGTTCAAAAAGAAATCGCCGGTAAGAAATTGACAATTGTGCCAATTTTACGTGCTGGTATGGGGATGCTTAACGGTGTTCTTGAGATGGTTCCATCAGCTAAAATTGCGGTTATCGGTATGTACCGTGATGAAAAGACTTTGAAACCACATGAATACTTCTTCAAGGCTCCAAAGGACATCGCTGAACGTGAATGTTTAGTTGTTGATCCAATGCTTGCAACTGGTGGATCTGCTAATGACGCTATTGCTGCATTAAAGAAACGTGGCGTTAAAGAAATTAAGTTAGCAGTTTTAGTAGCAGCTCCAGAAGGTATCAAGGCTGTTCAGAAGGAAAACCCTGACGTTGATATCTATGCTGCAGCAGAAGACGAGAAGTTAATGGATAACGGTTATATCTTCCCAGGTTTGGGAGATGCCGGTG encodes:
- a CDS encoding L-threonylcarbamoyladenylate synthase, whose amino-acid sequence is METKILKKDQLDEAVKLLAKGELVAFPTETVYGLGAIATNEKSVKGVYAAKGRPSDNPLIVTVSDEKMMERYAKEVPERAKKLIKHFWPGPLTLLLFVKPGTLPDAVTGGLKTVAFRCPDDQLTHDLIAKLGYPIVGPSANTSTKPSPTTAEHVYHDLKGKIAGIIDGGPTRVGLESTIIDLSVKTPIVLRPGEITPEELSEVLGEKVLINTGKVSDKDVPKAPGMKYRHYAPSEPVIVVDNPADFAKIDFNEKTGVAALGSVLAKIDLSDDNKFDLGKNLVDADHNLFGALRYFDDKDNIETIYVQGFNEGEESLAYMNRLNKAAGGHHLNK
- the upp gene encoding uracil phosphoribosyltransferase, yielding MGKFVVLDHPLIQHKLTIIRRKDTGSNEFRRIVGEIGGLMTYEITRDLPLEDVEIETPMGKTVQKEIAGKKLTIVPILRAGMGMLNGVLEMVPSAKIAVIGMYRDEKTLKPHEYFFKAPKDIAERECLVVDPMLATGGSANDAIAALKKRGVKEIKLAVLVAAPEGIKAVQKENPDVDIYAAAEDEKLMDNGYIFPGLGDAGDRLFGTK
- the prmC gene encoding peptide chain release factor N(5)-glutamine methyltransferase, with protein sequence MPKLTLKQIRIKVGEAAEDVRPEDIDFVLAERLNLTPSEFELKQDMVLSEDQVKQANKDIKKLARGVSPQYILGYAWFLGYKIMVQRGVLIPRFETEELVEWALKSLKSGDKVLDLGTGSGCITVALAKEAEKKGINNLTLYASDITDSALRTSEENFLNYDLDVTTRKANVLIGLEKFDKIISNPPYIKTNEKQDMDKNVLQNEPREALFAGKDGLDFYKKFAKQVRDHLNGHGEFFLEFGFSEEEQLKELFAKELPDFEIEFRKDMAGRPRMVHGRW